A genome region from Candidatus Binataceae bacterium includes the following:
- a CDS encoding SDR family NAD(P)-dependent oxidoreductase, whose product MAESKVALVTGAGRGIGREIALRLAREGYAVGLIARTRSQLEESADLIRRAGGRALVAPTDVAVAAQVEAAVASVESELGPIGVLVNNAGAYLRKSFLEISVEEFDFQLKVNTYGPFLCTQAVVRRMLARPEGQQGGCVIFLLGSESRGGPALYSAYNASKNAQRALAESLAHELMHRGVHAAALDVDGAVDSPRVREAAPEAGPDAFVSPAAITDEIVHLIRQPRNAWSFALDLRSATQWRPRVAARRPAPPAPKS is encoded by the coding sequence ATGGCGGAGTCTAAAGTGGCGTTGGTGACCGGTGCCGGCCGGGGTATCGGTCGTGAGATAGCCTTGCGCTTGGCGCGCGAGGGATATGCGGTCGGGCTTATCGCGCGCACCCGGTCGCAGTTGGAAGAGAGCGCCGACCTTATACGCCGCGCGGGCGGACGAGCGCTGGTTGCGCCTACAGACGTGGCGGTTGCGGCGCAGGTCGAAGCAGCGGTGGCGTCGGTGGAAAGCGAATTGGGGCCGATCGGCGTGCTGGTCAACAATGCTGGCGCCTACCTGCGCAAAAGTTTTCTAGAAATCAGCGTCGAGGAGTTCGACTTTCAGCTCAAGGTTAACACCTACGGACCATTTCTGTGCACCCAGGCGGTGGTCCGCCGGATGCTGGCGCGTCCGGAAGGGCAGCAGGGTGGCTGCGTGATCTTTTTGCTGGGATCGGAGAGCCGTGGCGGCCCGGCGCTCTATTCCGCTTACAACGCCTCGAAAAATGCCCAGCGCGCGCTGGCCGAGTCGCTGGCCCACGAGCTGATGCATCGCGGGGTGCACGCCGCCGCCCTCGACGTCGATGGCGCAGTGGATAGCCCGCGCGTGCGCGAGGCCGCACCCGAAGCGGGGCCCGACGCTTTTGTCTCGCCGGCCGCCATCACTGACGAAATCGTCCATCTGATCCGCCAACCGCGCAACGCCTGGAGCTTCGCCCTGGATCTGCGCTCGGCGACGCAGTGGCGGCCGCGGGTCGCGGCCCGCCGCCCCGCGCCGCCCGCGCCCAAAAGCTGA